The proteins below come from a single Cervus elaphus chromosome 4, mCerEla1.1, whole genome shotgun sequence genomic window:
- the LOC122692697 gene encoding zinc finger protein 154-like isoform X1, with protein sequence MAAAAAALREQPQNYSLWAFVVSVNFEDVAVTFSWEEWDLLDEPQRCLYRDVMLENLALITSLGCCHEVETKKTSFEQNVYFQRMSQIRTPKADLSSKKAHPCELCVQILTDFLYLGQCQGIHSKQKLHRSGKQLYVSTNLHQHQKQCIGEKLFRRDVDRTSFVMNCKFHVSGKSFVFRVVEKDFLTRSQFLQQWATDTWERSSRTECETAFQRGKTYPNWGEVSKKSHLIVYQRVHTRERPYKCSESGKSFSRNSTLLQHQRIHTGERPYECSECVKTFNQRSALHQHQRLHTGSRPYKCTDCGKSFADNSTFVKHRRIHTGERPYECSKCGKAFSQSSSLLRHQSVHTGERPYECGECGKSFRQKPNLIQHWRIHTRERPFKCEKLFSNKSHLTEHQRVHTRERPYECGECKKFFSKRSHLIIHQRVHTGERPYKCNECGKSFSQNSTLLQHQRIHTGERPYECSDCGKTFNQRSALHQHQRLHTGSRPYKCTDCGKSFADNSTFIKHRRIHTGERPYECSKCGKAFSQSSSLLRHWRVHAGERPYECGECGKSFRQSFPKFFTPSTSQSSLEKNLTSKENLRSWLAQTVFQHQRTHTGSKPCVSAMNVGSTLQKASDSLNT encoded by the exons atggcggcggcggcggcggcgctgaGGGAGCAGCCTCAG aactactCCCTGTGGGCCTTTGTG GTCAGTGTGAACTTTGAAGATGTAGCTGTGACCTTTTCCTGGGAGGAATGGGATCTCCTTGATGAGCCTCAGAGATGCCTGTACCgtgatgtgatgctggagaacttgGCACTTATAACCTCCCTGG GTTGTTGCCATGAAGTGGAGACCAAGAAGACTTCTTTTgaacaaaatgtttattttcaaagaatgtcaCAGATCAGGACTCCCAAGGCAGATCTATCCTCCAAAAAGGCCCACCCCTGTGAACTATGTGTCCAAATATTGACAGACTTTCTATACTTGGGTCAATGTCAAGGAATACATTCAAAGCAGAAATTACATAGGTCTGGGAAACAGTTGTATGTCAGCACAAACCTTCATCAGCATCAGAAGCAGTGCATCGGGGAGAAACTCTTCAGAAGAGATGTGGATAGAACTTCATTTGTGATGAACTGCAAATTCCATGTGTCAGGAAAGTCATTCGTTTTCAGGGTGGTTGAGAAGGACTTCTTGACCAGGTCTCAATTTCTCCAGCAATGGGCTACTGACACCTGGGAGAGGTCAAGCAGAACTGAGTGTGAGACAGCCTTTCAGAGGGGAAAAACTTATCCTAACTGGGGAGAAGTTAGCAAGAAGTCCCACCTCATTGTATACCAGAGAGTTCACACCAGGGAAAGGCCATATAAATGCAGTGAAAGTGGGAAGTCATTTAGCCGAAACTCTACGCTCCTTCAACATCAGAGAATCcacactggagaaaggccttatgaGTGCAGTGAATGCGTGAAAACTTTTAATCAACGTTCTGCTCTTCATCAGCATCAGAGACTTCACACTGGTTCAAGGCCTTATAAGTGCACTGATTGTGGGAAATCCTTTGCCGATAATTCCACCTTCGTTAAACACaggagaattcacactggagaaaggccttatgaGTGCAGCAAATGTGGGAAAGCATTTTCCCAAAGTTCTTCACTCCTGCGACATCAGAGTGTTCACACTGGGGAAAGGCCTTATGAATGTGGAGAGTGTGGAAAATCCTTTAGGCAAAAGCCCAACCTTATTCAACATTGGAGAATTCACACTAGAGAAAGACCTTTTAAATGTGAGAAATTATTTAGCAACAAGTCCCATCTCACTGAACACCAAAGAGTTCACACTAGAGAAAGGCCATATGAGTGTGGGGAATGTAAGAAATTCTTTAGCAAGAGGTCCCACCTTATTATACACCAGAGAGTTCACACTGGGGAAAGGCCATATAAATGCAATGAATGCGGGAAATCATTTAGCCAGAACTCTACGCTCCTTCAACATCAGAGAATCcacactggagaaaggccttatgaGTGCAGTGACTGTGGGAAAACTTTTAATCAACGTTCTGCTCTTCATCAGCATCAGAGACTTCACACTGGTTCAAGGCCTTATAAGTGCACTGATTGTGGGAAATCCTTTGCCGATAATTCCACCTTCATTAAACACaggagaattcacactggagaaaggccttatgaGTGCAGCAAATGTGGGAAAGCATTTTCCCAAAGTTCTTCACTCCTTCGACATTGGAGAGTTCATGctggagaaaggccttatgaATGTGGAGAGTGTGGAAAATCATTTAGGCAAAGTTTCCCAAAGTTCTTCACTCCTTCGACATCACAGAGTTCATTGGAGAAAAATCTTACAagtaaagaaaatttaagaagcTGGTTAGCCCAAACTGTTTTTCAACATCAGAGAACTCACACTGGATCAAAGCCATGTGTGAGTGCCATGAATGTTGGAAGTACTTTGCAAAAAGCTTCAGATTCATTAAACACTTGA
- the LOC122692697 gene encoding zinc finger protein 154-like isoform X2, protein MAAAAAALREQPQNYSLWAFVVSVNFEDVAVTFSWEEWDLLDEPQRCLYRDVMLENLALITSLGPIHLFILEVEWGALICPQAGYEFQLNQVGPEGCCTVSPCGSA, encoded by the exons atggcggcggcggcggcggcgctgaGGGAGCAGCCTCAG aactactCCCTGTGGGCCTTTGTG GTCAGTGTGAACTTTGAAGATGTAGCTGTGACCTTTTCCTGGGAGGAATGGGATCTCCTTGATGAGCCTCAGAGATGCCTGTACCgtgatgtgatgctggagaacttgGCACTTATAACCTCCCTGG GTCCCATACACTTGTTCATTTTGGAAGTGGAGTGGGGAGCTCTTATTTGTCCACAAGCTGGATATGAATTTCAACTCAACCAGGTAGGCCCAGAGGGCTGCTGTACAGTATCACCCTGTGGGAGTGCATGA